DNA sequence from the Candidatus Cloacimonadota bacterium genome:
ACATCACAGAAAACAAAATTGGTTGTAGGCATTTTTGCAAATTGGGAAAATTCTTTGACTAACTTCTGCAAATTCGAAATTTCCTCGTTGATTACTTCAATAGAGCTGGTAAAAACATCGTCAAAATTTTTTGCTTTTTGCAAATGCTTCATTTCAAGTCTTTCGGTAGCGAGGCGAAGTGGGGTGAGAGGATTTTTTATTTCGTGGGCAAGAACCTGAGCCATTTCCCTCCACATCAAATCTTTTTCTGCCTGGATCAATTTCTCACGACTTCCATCAATTTCGGTTACCATTTCGTTAAAAGATCTGATAAGTTCATTAATTGGAGAGAATCTGGATTCTCTTACATTTACTGTGAGATCTCCAGCTCTTACTTTTTCTGTAGCATTTTGAAGTCTTGTAAGTGGTTTTAATAATAAATTTATAAGGATTACGAATATTAAAAATAATATTAGAATCGTGGCAACAATGTAATAGGTTGACAAATTTGTCATCCGCTGTTCGAAAAGATATGAATTAAGTTCAATTTGATTTATCCCACGTAAAATTGGTTGAATTTCATCTTTTTGAAGTTCTTCTTTGTGATTTTCATATAAATCGTGAGTTTTTCTATACAATCTGATTGAGTTATTATCTTTTGTATAATCAGCAAATTGATTAATAAAAAAATCTCGTGTGAGAACTCCAAAAACGAGTAATAAAATAAATATCAAACCAAGAATTTGAAATTTAAAGGAGGGTAATTTCATGTACGCTTATTTTTCAATCTCAAATCTTTCGTTCTATAACTTGGGGATTTATTATTCCAATATTTCATTAAATCATAATTTTTTTGAAATATATCCAGAAAAATAGGATTTATAGTTGCATTTATTTTCAGATAAAATCTTTGATCCAAATCCAATTGCAAGGAATTTGTGACTGTTACTTTTTCTACTATGGTCAATTGATCTTTTGCTTCATCTAAAGTTTCAAATAATTTCCATTCATGTTCTTCAGATCGCTTCACTTTATAGACTTCATCAATTAGATCAAATTCGATTTCGCGATTTATTTCTTTTTCAGCAATTTTTGTATCGGAATTCGAAATAAAAAGAAATATCGTGTATGTTATCCGAACTTTTTGACCTGATTGAAAAACCTTTTCAAGATGTTCGTCGAAGCAATTATTTAATTGTGCACTGCAAATGAAATCATGGTTTGAATATTCCACCTGAACATTAGTGAAATCGGGTGATAAATTGGTGTTGAGTAAAGCACCGGCAACTACAACCAAAGTTGTCAAAGATTTTGTGATTGCATTAAACATGTTTTATCCGAATTTATAATTCAACACCCTCGTGTTTTCTGCTTTTTGAATCCAGATTATGAACATTTCCCAAACCTGTGGAAAAATCCTTGGATTTAAAATCACAATCTGATGTTGAAATATTTCCGATGCCAGTATCAAACTCAACGGTTTTTGCACTTGAACTATACGCAGAAATATTACCCACACCGGAATCACAGTTGATATCATCGGCTCTTACTCCGGAAATTTCAATATTACCCGCACCTGAATCAAGTTTTATGTTTTGGGAAATAATATCTTCAAGAAATATATTTCCAGCCCCTGTGTCAATATTGATGTTAGAAATACTGCATTTTAATAGTTTCACATTTCCAGCTCCAGTATCCAATAAAACGCTTTTATTTTCAATATTTTCAATTGTAATATTCCCGGCGCCTGAATCAATATCAATTTCTTCAACCTGAGATATAGTACCGGTCAATGAGCCGATGGCATAGGGATCACCGGATCGGGTTTTTCCGAGTAATTTTCCATCTTTAAAAAATAATGAAACATCATTTTCTGTTTTTTCATAAATTTTTACTTGCAGATCGATTTCGCTACCTGCTTGCAATTGCACCTTACCTTTATAAATATCGGCAATAAATTTGCTATTACTTTCTGAATTAGTGAAATGAATGATTCTCTCATTTTTAAGATACACCCCATCAACTTTTACTTTACCACCCTCAATATCAATATCAATACATCCCATAAATGCAAACATTACCAATCCTGTTAGTAACAATAAAGCTAGCCTTTTTCTTAACATTTTTTTACTCCTTTTGAGAATCGTTTTTTATTTTATCTAATAAATCTGTCTAATTTTTTGAAAATATAAAAAAAAGCCCCACTAATCAAAGCAGGGCTTTATGATGATAGAATTAAAATCCAAACCAAGGACCGATGCTAATTGTATATCCCTCAAATTTTGTGTTCGGAGAATTTTCTATTTCATAATAATCTTCGCAGACATTGGATCGCCATCCTTCGTAGAATGGTAAACCGAACATATATCCACCTTCTGCACGGAAACCAAGCCAATCGTTAATTCTATAAAGGAGTGCCATTTTTGGTTGGAATAATAAATATTCTTTTGTGAGCTGGACATAGTTATTTTCTGAGCTTCCCAACTGAATGCCTAATTGATCCCAGTCATAGTTTTCTCCCATTTGCGAAAATTCTACTTCATACCCGCCCCATCCGAGCATAAAGCCGAAAGAGGTAACAAGTTTTCGGAAAATTGGAATCCGCTTATCTAAAGTTACTCCGCCGTATCCAATATCCAACGCCATTCGTCTTGCTCCCAAACTATCACTATTTCTTAATGTTTCTGAATACCAAGAACCCATTCCACCGAGGAACCAACCTTTACCGATATTACCTTTTCCACCGAGTCCCCAATAGAAGAATTGATTTTCTCCCAAACTTGAGAACCCACAATCCTCAATAATTTTATTAATATCTTCGAATTTATCCTTTGGTTGAAACCAGACAGGAATCCAGCCACCACCACCGTTTCCTGCGGATAATTTGTGAGGCTTTTTTCCTTCGGGATATTCTCCTTTATCGACAAAAATTCCTTTACTTTTGGGAGCTTGCAAAACGAGCAATGTGGTAAATTCTTTTCCATCGCGAAAATATTTTACTAATACTTCCTCATCAATATTCTTGCTTTTAATCAGATTTGACAATTGCGATTCAAATCGTACCTTTTGGCCGTCAAATTCCATAACAATATCACCACCAATTAAACCGGCTTTGTGTGCTCCACCACCTGTTGTAACACCGGTAATCAATACACC
Encoded proteins:
- a CDS encoding ATP-binding protein; its protein translation is MKLPSFKFQILGLIFILLLVFGVLTRDFFINQFADYTKDNNSIRLYRKTHDLYENHKEELQKDEIQPILRGINQIELNSYLFEQRMTNLSTYYIVATILILFLIFVILINLLLKPLTRLQNATEKVRAGDLTVNVRESRFSPINELIRSFNEMVTEIDGSREKLIQAEKDLMWREMAQVLAHEIKNPLTPLRLATERLEMKHLQKAKNFDDVFTSSIEVINEEISNLQKLVKEFSQFAKMPTTNFVFCDVNCEIRKIILPYVDSADIHLDLQDDLPQFECDKLQMKQVFVNLIQNAIHAISSNGNISILSKFEDDKFIFVIQDDGEGIDKKNINEIFRPYFTNKVKGTGLGLAIVRRIIKEHNGTISVESEKGEGSKFTMIFTNSMSSNYQG
- a CDS encoding DUF4390 domain-containing protein is translated as MFNAITKSLTTLVVVAGALLNTNLSPDFTNVQVEYSNHDFICSAQLNNCFDEHLEKVFQSGQKVRITYTIFLFISNSDTKIAEKEINREIEFDLIDEVYKVKRSEEHEWKLFETLDEAKDQLTIVEKVTVTNSLQLDLDQRFYLKINATINPIFLDIFQKNYDLMKYWNNKSPSYRTKDLRLKNKRT
- a CDS encoding DUF4097 family beta strand repeat-containing protein is translated as MLRKRLALLLLTGLVMFAFMGCIDIDIEGGKVKVDGVYLKNERIIHFTNSESNSKFIADIYKGKVQLQAGSEIDLQVKIYEKTENDVSLFFKDGKLLGKTRSGDPYAIGSLTGTISQVEEIDIDSGAGNITIENIENKSVLLDTGAGNVKLLKCSISNINIDTGAGNIFLEDIISQNIKLDSGAGNIEISGVRADDINCDSGVGNISAYSSSAKTVEFDTGIGNISTSDCDFKSKDFSTGLGNVHNLDSKSRKHEGVEL
- a CDS encoding PDZ domain-containing protein yields the protein MKKVALLVLMMSFVTTMLIADEISDGDKLGQIAETIIEEVQEESDDDVSISVSINKEKNVGGTPKMGVYLRDINFQEAYEKHYDHCFGVLITGVTTGGGAHKAGLIGGDIVMEFDGQKVRFESQLSNLIKSKNIDEEVLVKYFRDGKEFTTLLVLQAPKSKGIFVDKGEYPEGKKPHKLSAGNGGGGWIPVWFQPKDKFEDINKIIEDCGFSSLGENQFFYWGLGGKGNIGKGWFLGGMGSWYSETLRNSDSLGARRMALDIGYGGVTLDKRIPIFRKLVTSFGFMLGWGGYEVEFSQMGENYDWDQLGIQLGSSENNYVQLTKEYLLFQPKMALLYRINDWLGFRAEGGYMFGLPFYEGWRSNVCEDYYEIENSPNTKFEGYTISIGPWFGF